A region of Periplaneta americana isolate PAMFEO1 chromosome 16, P.americana_PAMFEO1_priV1, whole genome shotgun sequence DNA encodes the following proteins:
- the LOC138691777 gene encoding zinc finger protein 493-like isoform X2, with protein MNVIKAELEVDPLALETSDDSDEKEKKCVLKSVQKSTQIKIEGEDNIYDLASEMKYESQEGNLSHLEVTDMKAECGDNNYVIKTEIKVENTTPVPTSFPVVKSEVDEDSSDLDRLQQEQKIEAFPEEDEVFCESIEVPAPCNSITEEDDCLESAEKTYKCDVCGKWFLNSENLKSHAVLHKPKSPQKSLSSDLFRKKFSKSNDLDEYLRLHKTEKPFDFDICEKKILLSHSLKEHALIHKGQKRLNCDIYRTNFSESGNIMNHAVVHSGDKAFSCDICGKKFSRFGSLKIHSLIHTGEKPFSCKICGKKFSDPSALRKHALVHNGDKPFICEICGETFSLSTTLKTHVLLHTGPKVFGCESCGKKFTQSWTLKEHVRVHTGEKPFSCNICGKKFSHSSSLKRHAVLHTGEKAFSCDICGKIVSAFHIMKEHARIHTGEKPFSCVVCAKKFSQSGTLKRHAVIHTRKEAFSCNICGKKFLESGSLNNHAFIHTGEKLFSCHICEKKFSHSRTLKNHVLLHTGAQAFSCELCGKKFAESRTLKLHARVHTGEKPFRCDICGKKFSQCGSLKKHTVVHTGEKAFSCDICGNKFSESGNLKKHSLIHAGEKPFGCKMCGKKFSDPSTLRKHTLVHKKVFICEICGETFSHSTALKPHVLLHTGPKVFVCELCGKKFTQSWTLKEHARVHTGEKPFSCDICGKKFSQSSSLKRHAIVHSGEKAFSCGICENKISESGALKKHLLIHTGEKPFRCDICGKKFSDRSTLRKHAFVHKGEKAFICEICGNKFSDPASIKAHTLTHRGEGIQL; from the exons AGTGTGCAAAAATCCACTCAGATAAAGATTGAAGGCGAAGACAACATCTATGATCTCGCATCAGAGATGAAATATGAGTCTCAG GAAGGGAATTTATCGCATCTGGAAGTGACGGACATGAAGGCAGAATGTGGGGACAATAATTATGTTATAAAAACAGAGATAAAAGTTGAAAACACCACTCCAGTGCCTACTAGCTTTCCTGTGGTGAaatctgaagttgat GAAGATTCGTCCGATCTGGACAGACTTCAGCAGGAACAGAAAATAGAAGCGTTTCCAGAGGAGGATGAAGTGTTCTGTGAGAG CATTGAAGTGCCAGCACCCTGCAACAGTATTACAGAAGAAGATGATTGCCTAGAGTCAGCTGAGAAGACatacaaatgtgatgtttgtggaaagtggtTTTTGAACTCGGAAAACCTCAAAAGCCATGCTGTTCTGCACAAGCCCAAGAGCCCGCAGAAATCCTTAAGTTCTGATTTATTTAGAAAGAAATTTTCTAAATCGAATGATCTGGATGAATATTTACGTTTACATAAAACCGAGAAGCCATTCGATTTTGatatatgtgaaaagaaaattttgttatcCCATAGTCTTAAAGAGCACGCTCTCATACACAAAGGGCAGAAACGATTGAATTGCGATATATATAGAACGAATTTCTCGGAATCTGGTAATATTATGAACCATGCAGTTGTCCATTCTGGAGATAAGGCATTCAGTtgcgatatatgtggaaagaaattttcaagATTTGGTAGTCTAAAAATACATTCACTGATTCATACAGGGGAAAAACCATTCAGTTGTAAAATATGTGGAAAAAAATTTTCGGATCCTAGTGCCTTGAGAAAACATGCACTCGTACACAATGGTGACAAGCCATTTATTTGTGAAATATGTGGAGAGACATTTTCGCTCTCTACTACTCTAAAAACTCATGTACTATTACACACAGGGCCGAAGGTATTTGGTTGTGAATCATGTGGAAAAAAATTTACGCAATCTTGGACTTTAAAGGAGCATGTAAGGGTACACACAGGAGAGAAGCCATTCAGTTgtaatatatgtggaaagaaattttctcattctaGTTCTCTAAAAAGACATGCTGTGctacacacaggggagaaggcattcagttgtgatatatgtggaaaaattgtttcggcGTTTCATATTATGAAAGAGCATGCAAGGATACATACAGGggagaagccattcagttgtgtTGTATGTGCAAAGAAATTTTCGCAATCTGGTACTCTGAAAAGACATGCAGTCATACACACAAGGAAGGAGGCATTCAGTTgcaatatatgtggaaagaaatttttggAATCGGGTAGTCTAAATAATCATGCATTCATACACACAGGGGAGAAACTATTCAGTTGTCATATATGTGAAAAGAAATTTTCGCATTCTCGTACCCTAAAAAACCACGTACTCTTACACACAGGAGCCCAGGCATTTAGTTGTGAATTATGTGGAAAAAAATTTGCCGAGTCTCGTACTTTAAAATTGCATGCAAGAgtacacacaggcgagaagccattcaggtgtgatatatgtggaaagaaattttctcagtgCGGTTCTCTAAAAAAACATACAGTCGTACACACAGGAGAGAAGGCAtttagttgtgatatatgtggaaataaattttcGGAATCTGGTAATCTAAAAAAACATTCACTGATTCATGCAGGGGAGAAACCATTCGGTTGTAAAATGTGTGGAAAAAAATTTTCGGATCCTAGTACTTTAAGAAAACATACACTGGTACACAAAAAGGTATTTATTTGTGAAATATGTGGAGAGACATTTTCGCACTCTACTGCTCTAAAACCTCATGTACTCTTACACACAGGGCCGAAGGTATTTGTTTGTGAATTATGTGGAAAAAAATTTACACAATCTTGGACTTTAAAAGAGCATGCAAGGGTACATACAGGAgagaagccattcagttgtgatatatgtggaaagaaattttctcaatcTAGTTCTCTAAAAAGACATGCAATCGTACACTCAGGAGAGAAGGCATTTAGTTGTGgtatatgtgaaaataaaatttcgGAATCTGGGGCTCTAAAAAAACATTTACTGATTCATACAGGGGAGAAACCATTccgttgtgatatatgtggaaaaaaaTTTTCGGACCGTAGTACTTTAAGAAAACATGCATTCGTACACAAAGGTGAGAAGGCATTTATTTGTGAAATATGTGGAAACAAATTTTCGGACCCAGCTAGTATAAAAGCACATACACTTACACATAGgggagaaggcattcagttgtga
- the LOC138691777 gene encoding zinc finger protein 493-like isoform X1, producing MNVNFLILSVTMNVIKAELEVDPLALETSDDSDEKEKKCVLKSVQKSTQIKIEGEDNIYDLASEMKYESQEGNLSHLEVTDMKAECGDNNYVIKTEIKVENTTPVPTSFPVVKSEVDEDSSDLDRLQQEQKIEAFPEEDEVFCESIEVPAPCNSITEEDDCLESAEKTYKCDVCGKWFLNSENLKSHAVLHKPKSPQKSLSSDLFRKKFSKSNDLDEYLRLHKTEKPFDFDICEKKILLSHSLKEHALIHKGQKRLNCDIYRTNFSESGNIMNHAVVHSGDKAFSCDICGKKFSRFGSLKIHSLIHTGEKPFSCKICGKKFSDPSALRKHALVHNGDKPFICEICGETFSLSTTLKTHVLLHTGPKVFGCESCGKKFTQSWTLKEHVRVHTGEKPFSCNICGKKFSHSSSLKRHAVLHTGEKAFSCDICGKIVSAFHIMKEHARIHTGEKPFSCVVCAKKFSQSGTLKRHAVIHTRKEAFSCNICGKKFLESGSLNNHAFIHTGEKLFSCHICEKKFSHSRTLKNHVLLHTGAQAFSCELCGKKFAESRTLKLHARVHTGEKPFRCDICGKKFSQCGSLKKHTVVHTGEKAFSCDICGNKFSESGNLKKHSLIHAGEKPFGCKMCGKKFSDPSTLRKHTLVHKKVFICEICGETFSHSTALKPHVLLHTGPKVFVCELCGKKFTQSWTLKEHARVHTGEKPFSCDICGKKFSQSSSLKRHAIVHSGEKAFSCGICENKISESGALKKHLLIHTGEKPFRCDICGKKFSDRSTLRKHAFVHKGEKAFICEICGNKFSDPASIKAHTLTHRGEGIQL from the exons AGTGTGCAAAAATCCACTCAGATAAAGATTGAAGGCGAAGACAACATCTATGATCTCGCATCAGAGATGAAATATGAGTCTCAG GAAGGGAATTTATCGCATCTGGAAGTGACGGACATGAAGGCAGAATGTGGGGACAATAATTATGTTATAAAAACAGAGATAAAAGTTGAAAACACCACTCCAGTGCCTACTAGCTTTCCTGTGGTGAaatctgaagttgat GAAGATTCGTCCGATCTGGACAGACTTCAGCAGGAACAGAAAATAGAAGCGTTTCCAGAGGAGGATGAAGTGTTCTGTGAGAG CATTGAAGTGCCAGCACCCTGCAACAGTATTACAGAAGAAGATGATTGCCTAGAGTCAGCTGAGAAGACatacaaatgtgatgtttgtggaaagtggtTTTTGAACTCGGAAAACCTCAAAAGCCATGCTGTTCTGCACAAGCCCAAGAGCCCGCAGAAATCCTTAAGTTCTGATTTATTTAGAAAGAAATTTTCTAAATCGAATGATCTGGATGAATATTTACGTTTACATAAAACCGAGAAGCCATTCGATTTTGatatatgtgaaaagaaaattttgttatcCCATAGTCTTAAAGAGCACGCTCTCATACACAAAGGGCAGAAACGATTGAATTGCGATATATATAGAACGAATTTCTCGGAATCTGGTAATATTATGAACCATGCAGTTGTCCATTCTGGAGATAAGGCATTCAGTtgcgatatatgtggaaagaaattttcaagATTTGGTAGTCTAAAAATACATTCACTGATTCATACAGGGGAAAAACCATTCAGTTGTAAAATATGTGGAAAAAAATTTTCGGATCCTAGTGCCTTGAGAAAACATGCACTCGTACACAATGGTGACAAGCCATTTATTTGTGAAATATGTGGAGAGACATTTTCGCTCTCTACTACTCTAAAAACTCATGTACTATTACACACAGGGCCGAAGGTATTTGGTTGTGAATCATGTGGAAAAAAATTTACGCAATCTTGGACTTTAAAGGAGCATGTAAGGGTACACACAGGAGAGAAGCCATTCAGTTgtaatatatgtggaaagaaattttctcattctaGTTCTCTAAAAAGACATGCTGTGctacacacaggggagaaggcattcagttgtgatatatgtggaaaaattgtttcggcGTTTCATATTATGAAAGAGCATGCAAGGATACATACAGGggagaagccattcagttgtgtTGTATGTGCAAAGAAATTTTCGCAATCTGGTACTCTGAAAAGACATGCAGTCATACACACAAGGAAGGAGGCATTCAGTTgcaatatatgtggaaagaaatttttggAATCGGGTAGTCTAAATAATCATGCATTCATACACACAGGGGAGAAACTATTCAGTTGTCATATATGTGAAAAGAAATTTTCGCATTCTCGTACCCTAAAAAACCACGTACTCTTACACACAGGAGCCCAGGCATTTAGTTGTGAATTATGTGGAAAAAAATTTGCCGAGTCTCGTACTTTAAAATTGCATGCAAGAgtacacacaggcgagaagccattcaggtgtgatatatgtggaaagaaattttctcagtgCGGTTCTCTAAAAAAACATACAGTCGTACACACAGGAGAGAAGGCAtttagttgtgatatatgtggaaataaattttcGGAATCTGGTAATCTAAAAAAACATTCACTGATTCATGCAGGGGAGAAACCATTCGGTTGTAAAATGTGTGGAAAAAAATTTTCGGATCCTAGTACTTTAAGAAAACATACACTGGTACACAAAAAGGTATTTATTTGTGAAATATGTGGAGAGACATTTTCGCACTCTACTGCTCTAAAACCTCATGTACTCTTACACACAGGGCCGAAGGTATTTGTTTGTGAATTATGTGGAAAAAAATTTACACAATCTTGGACTTTAAAAGAGCATGCAAGGGTACATACAGGAgagaagccattcagttgtgatatatgtggaaagaaattttctcaatcTAGTTCTCTAAAAAGACATGCAATCGTACACTCAGGAGAGAAGGCATTTAGTTGTGgtatatgtgaaaataaaatttcgGAATCTGGGGCTCTAAAAAAACATTTACTGATTCATACAGGGGAGAAACCATTccgttgtgatatatgtggaaaaaaaTTTTCGGACCGTAGTACTTTAAGAAAACATGCATTCGTACACAAAGGTGAGAAGGCATTTATTTGTGAAATATGTGGAAACAAATTTTCGGACCCAGCTAGTATAAAAGCACATACACTTACACATAGgggagaaggcattcagttgtga